Genomic segment of Nilaparvata lugens isolate BPH chromosome 6, ASM1435652v1, whole genome shotgun sequence:
tcaataaagtgaatataatattaattcctAATCTGGAAACCACCTATACAGTAAACATGAATACacctaatagaattttattcatCTATACTAAACTCAACTTACTTGTTCACAAACAGCCAGTCGAGTGCGAAGAGTGTAGACGTTCTTCTCTTTGTCATGATAATCAGTATCCAGCTTCGCATTATTCGATTTCAACTGTTCTATTTCTTGAAGTGTATTTCCCAGTCTCACTTCCAGAATTCCACAGCGCTGTGTTTCACTCCTTCAAACAAATATACAACCAACAAAtacatttctttatttattaacaaataacagaaaaatatattttttctctggAATAATATTTCGTTTTCTACCAGATGAGTTTGATAACTATATAGCATATTGAATCCGACTTCTATTCACGATCAAAGTCCAGTACAAATGTACTTTTGTGAGAAGTAACTTGTTCACTTAAAAGCTTGTCTTTGTATATTTTgtggattttttgcatattttgaatgaatatttgattcaatgacTATATTTTATCCTTCATATTCTTGTGCAAGATGCGATATAGTGATATGGTGATATAGTGACATGTATGCGATAGTGATAATTCAACTCAGATGAAAATTAATAGTTATTCAAGTACCTGGTTTGAAACTTGTTAGTTTGTTCCTCTAGACTAGAGACATAATATAACTCACGAGCCTTTGACGAGTTTCATAAATTACAGGAgcacaataatattgtaagtaCTTTGAACTTAAAAAGAAACTTTTTGAAAAACTAGTAGTAGAGCATGCCAAATACCGTAATTTATATGGTCAAAAACACATTAGTACTAACTGGAGAGAAGTCTGTAGCTCATCCAAACTTTGTTTCAATGTTTTGTTTTCAGCACGCAGTTCCTTTTGTTGATGTTTCAGATTATCTATCTCAATTTTATGTTGCTTCTGAAAATCATCTTTTTCACTTTTggtttttttctcaaattctcGCCTCAActggaaaaatgaaatgaaaacactaaaaataattaaataataataataatgtctctCAATTCCAATGATTTGAATCCAGAGGATTTTATTTACAAATACAGATACATATAATACACATATCAGATTTAAGAGATTgctaaaataatttcaattctaattatgatacccaACTATTACATGAGTTGGtggtgataataatattcttattctaaaacatgaataaaaatttaaaaaatgtagttAGTAATAGAATAAGTGTaagaaatgattattataattgctTTGTGAATAAGTGAATAGTCTCTCAAGAACCTTATGTACTTGTGCGCTGGATGTAACAATAAagaattaaatagaaaatttatctTAAGATGAGAGTAGTTTTATGGAAAATTTAGTCTGGGACTTTTTAGTGCCTTCTAAGATTTCATTGGGGGAATTTCACGGCCTCTTAAGTTCTGCATTCGGCCAACCTTATCAGATTTGCAGCATTTTATTCGAGAGAATAATTCTGCAATATATGCATAAATAGTTTGAACTGTTTGATTGGGACGGGAGTGGTCTGATCCCTGTTGCCACTGTCTACAAACAAAAAGATGTCCGGCTAGCAAACTGTGGTTGAATGTAGTAACTGCACGACATTTTGTTTCCAGTTTTATATAGATACAAATCTTATACGTAAGATAAACAGCCTAAACAATAATTACACTGTTTTGCGTACCTTACACTCTGTTTCGCCAACTTCTGCAATCaactctctcttttcattttcgTATGATGAGGACAAAAGTTCCAGTTCTCTTCTGACTGCAGCCAACTCATCCAACTTTGCACTGACCAGCTCTCTTGATTCTATCAATTTGAGCTCCagttcattgacttttgcatcACTTGCGCGGTACAGattctaaaaaatattataaaaactacATTAAATTTGTGAAATATGATAACATtactataaaatttaaacaGTTTCCACTCAATAAATTACATTAAGATTTAAGTAAATGTAATAGCATCTGTAAATTactgttataataattatttcaaatattcaatgaaCGCTATTTAAATATTACGAAGTTCTTCTATTTATAAAACTATGCTTCAAATTTagttcttcggtcaatatttgcagtcaGAAGTCCTTATTTCTGTTTATAAAGCTttaattggatatttgaaatagttactatacagtaataatattccagcagttggttaactgcaatttcgaataaaaattcTTATTACAACTATAATATGCTGTAGTTAGTTTAGTCACTGAGATTATTCACTAGAAAATCAAACTAAACCTGATAATGACGATTGAGTAGAAAATGTGTCTTTTATAATTTGGAAGAAGAGCAGTTTTTGGCTGAGCCTGTTgttttctccctatcattatATAATATGTATGATATAAATACATTGTAACGCAATATTTTGAGTAGAATAATTCATTTACAGATGACACTTATAGACCCATGAACTGGTAAAATATCAAACTACTTTAGATTTTTTACTAATTCAATAGAGAATAAAACTTATAAACTAATAATAACTAATAAACGATAGAGGAGCAAGTGATTTACTAATCAAGTTTGTGAAATATTGCTAATGTCCTTACTTTCAAGCCATCAATTTGCCCAATCAACGCGATCTTTATTTCCTCATCAGTAGCATCAACAACATCGAATGTGAAATGAACCAGATTCTTAAGAGCActcttttcaacaattttcaattgtttctttttCACCACATCATAACCTTGAAAACTGGCTGGGTTACCTGCTTCTTCCAGCAGCAGAAAAAACCTGTTCAAATAGAAACTAATAATATGAGACAGACACAATAATCAACAAAAGTATATATTGctttagataaataataatagaaatacttACTCAGttcattaattttgttttatgaattatagacgctatcaatttaaattatagaaaatattatctACCTTCAATGGTGTGTTAGGACGTCGAAACACACCCAAGCCCAACAGAAATGATAACTTCTGCTAGAataaaaaactgttaaattatAAGTATTCTTGCTAGTGATAGCGAGCCTGAATTAGGGCCGAAAAACATGGGTcgttttttcagacgagtcggtaCGGCAAGACAGGACAGGAAGTTCTCCGATTGATTGATTCTcgatacgccaacccaatcagccaatcggggAAGTTCCTGTCAAGTCAAGCCGTGCTGACTCGTCTCAAGAAACTCCTCATGTGTTTTGGTCGTAAGTCTGATGTCTGATCTACTGTTGGAAATTACTTAGTCTTACTATTACTTAGTCGACTGTTACTGTCGAACGCTCTGAGTGCGAGGATTGACaatgaaaatcattttcaaCTGTTTCGAATATTAACATGAAAGTTCCAAACGAGGCTATAGTACGAGTTAGAAGTCACCCAACTTATTACAACTTAAGAAACGTTTTCATTTATGCGACGACCTAGAAAGAATACTTTTAGATCTTgggttttgtgtgtgtgtgtgtagaggGGGAGGGGTGGATATTCTTTCTTAGTCGGTATATTTATGCATAAACCAaaacatatttctacatctctagttttttcaaagtaaaactagaaatttagaaaaaatctgCTTCAAAAgatggttatgaaaaatttactttctcctccttcttcttcttctcagccTTTTCCCACTCAGGTGGGGTCAGCGTTTCGGGTCAGTCTCTTCCAGGAGTCTCGGTCATGGGCTTCTTTTGATTTTAGTCCCTTCTCTAAAAGATCTTGGGTGATAAAACTTTCCTATTTTTCCTAGATCTGCCCTTCTTGCTAGTGCCTTCGACATCCAAATGGTCGATCTTTTTAAAAATCtactatttatgaataattaattatttggaGAAACTGATATTTACCTTGCTTCCTTCTCATCTTTTCCCTCGCAACGTAGAAAGAGCTTTATGAGTTCAGACTTCAAATTATCCAAAGATGAAATGTTTATGTCCTGACCTTCTCTTATCTCTTTGAACTTGGCTTCCGTCAACTCAATGAAACATTGGAAAAGAGGATTTCTGTCATTTGAAATGTCTATTTTGAGGAGCTGAAAACagaaatgatatattttgtcaatattctGAAAAAGATGAATAGGGAAAGGGGAAAGTCTGTAAAGAAGTagagaaatgaattgatttCAATCTCATCAAGGAAATGATTTGTGAATGGTCCTGTTACTAGTCCGTACAACTTTTCTGGTTTTGATTTCGCATAGAAACTTAGCGATGCTAATTacaattaacttgaaaattattattactgcaACTTCAgattgattttgatattgaaagTTTATGAATAGGGCCAATAATGTATGAAAATCACTCTACTTATGTTTGAGCTAAATTAGCAAATGTATGATGACAATAATTTGTTCAAGTTGAAGTGAAGAAACTCTCAGTGTAAAATATTTAGGCTATTTATCTTTACTATTGACTATGCACTAGCCTAGGGTTCAATTATCCATTATCTTCAAGGCATCAAAAAAAATGTTACACTTGGAATTTGAATCTACAGcctaaatattcaattcaataattattcagaatcacacaacttctagaaaagtaccacaggctcaagcccaaaacggtttcaattctaatttatacaacagtccttTGAACATTTTATCTAACTCCATcctataaatttgatttgatctatAATAAAACAAGTTGCTATACTCAGCAGCTAGCAGTGATGAGAGATTTGCCCACTGTCGTCCCCTCTTTGTAAGAGAGAAGATTCTCAcagtattttttctattttagaCTATTTGCAGAAAACATGCAAATTAGTGGGCGCTTGTAAGCTTGTAACCAGGCAGAATAAGGCCTTTCCAAAGGCGGAAAGAAAAAAAGGTCGGGCTTGGCCCATCTATCTGTCAGGCTCTACAAAAAGCTGCTAGCAGCAGCTAGAATTCTATcagctatagtaaggtccactaTAGAATGGTagtatgaaaaacaaaaaaataaaaaaacagcgttgccgattctctgccttgtcaatgcTTTTTAtatgatagctgataccggtacggtatataattatatgttgttatatcaactgttcatttttgtttaaataatcaattatactttattcatcaaggaattatatttttcactgaaaacttgataattttttataattgatataaaatattaggcctatattatgctaattattattaagccTATATCtagattgtcaaaaaacaatttggcaacgttgcggagctaaaaaaatttagtactatctgttttgtcaaatgatagacaaagaaagcaacaccaatgttaataaaattagGCCTATAagttatagcgtggacctcactatggaagGTTGTGGAGGGCCTTGAGAGGCTTCTAACTTAATCCTAGAAGTGAtaggttttgaaaaatgttttttagttTTACAGTTCTGTAAAAGCTACTTACATTTTGATTATGTGTCCAAATTCGAAATCTGAGTACATCCTCAATAGAATTTAATCCAGATTTGATAAATACTTTACGAACAATGTCAGTTATTTCAGACATATCCAAAGTGAAACCAAAacatgaattttcaacttttattaaaaCTATGAAGAGTTTTACAGCATGGCTTGTATTAAACAGTTCCTTGATATAATATaaagtttattataaaaaagtaacattgaaacaaatattacataaaattataattatattgatttaaatttcaaacaaaaacaaacaacagAAACATAACCACACTTGCAAACTTTGGCTGATAAAAACCTAACATGAACATCATCAAATCATAACATACAGAGTACCGACCCGGTAACGGCAGCTCTCAGCTGATTGCGACCgacttttatattatttatcaatttagatGATTGCGTGCCGGCAAGATTTAACCCACATCATAAGATGAATGTGAATTATTCTAAGAGGTAAGTTCAAAAATGGGAATAAGAAGGTTAGGTTTTCGCTTCAAAtgggaatatttttatattattcaaaatatccaatCATAGCTTTCTGTCACCGTCATTACAAcaaacgttacattcaaagagcTGATTGAATAAAACGTTTCCTGCACATGCGCATCACGGTGATGTTTTAGGATCATCATTTTATCATAATGGCCTTGTAATTTTACTGAGCTCACACCACAGAGAAGAGGGCTCTGTGGCTCACACGGACtcaaaatatcacagattatcTCCAATACATAAAGTAACGTAAATCCAAACTGCGTTGTACGAACATTTTCAAAggtaatttttaaacattttcaaCCTTTTTACTTAGATTGGACAAAACATTAGACAATTAATTTACAAGACGAAAGTGGAACAGTGGATAAAAGTCGATCCTTGGATGTGAAATAGTGGTCAGCTGCTTTGTgaacaaaccactctcggtctcagTCAGCACCGTATCGAACATGCGTTGGtaacgggtttttcccgttccattcagtcagttctttgaatgtaacgttctttgtgatgatggttaccgagcactgtaactggagccaaacgtcattctatttgatgatgatattattatccaatgatgatttaacattgaattcaataaaataatcaatatattatcattttatttaatgaaagaAAGGATActtttggaaaatataattgatataatataacagttattattgaactgatgttaaaaaacactataactaagtcagcatattgtcatttcaaagcaaaaaccgaACCCCCTAATCACCACTTTCACAtctaaaacatcaataaacataacttttgataaaaacctctaatcccttccatCATATTCCAATtgcaaagcaaaatcctaaccccctaacctatctttccacctttgaaatatcgaAAAGCATAATTCTACTTGGACCCTAGCcatttctagcatattgcaattttaaagcaaaaacttAACCTAACCTTAAGGaaccactaacccctaaccctttcacatttgataatttagatttcaaagcaaaatcccaaccccctaaccta
This window contains:
- the LOC111048741 gene encoding spindle assembly abnormal protein 6 homolog; the encoded protein is MSEITDIVRKVFIKSGLNSIEDVLRFRIWTHNQNLLKIDISNDRNPLFQCFIELTEAKFKEIREGQDINISSLDNLKSELIKLFLRCEGKDEKEARFFLLLEEAGNPASFQGYDVVKKKQLKIVEKSALKNLVHFTFDVVDATDEEIKIALIGQIDGLKNLYRASDAKVNELELKLIESRELVSAKLDELAAVRRELELLSSSYENEKRELIAEVGETECKLRREFEKKTKSEKDDFQKQHKIEIDNLKHQQKELRAENKTLKQSLDELQTSLQSETQRCGILEVRLGNTLQEIEQLKSNNAKLDTDYHDKEKNVYTLRTRLAVCEQELKDKACFITSLQKQTDKAVSEKEYFQNYSQDLEKELSFRDETVSKLAKDILKANEIIARQAAELDTLKNKVTVATSVALEQEKVLKQKSEDINRLEKELESEKSEVDKLSKDKGALKKEIEVINESLTLCKNKADIDSKVIAWFSRALRFHSSSENSNAVITNSTPFSDIGPRLEPTSTVVVTM